A genomic region of Equus caballus isolate H_3958 breed thoroughbred chromosome 1, TB-T2T, whole genome shotgun sequence contains the following coding sequences:
- the STOX1 gene encoding storkhead-box protein 1 isoform X3: MRAASGTRGWRAPPRGWPFRAGCGAGCCWCTRPLPACRCCATLGAAVRCARPAASASGPSDTEALAPKMCLSAALGRLQNVSILQLFQPVERTGDVFPVQMNPVAQSQFVPLAEVLCCVISDMNAAQIVVTQESLVEHLMKHYPGIAVPSQDILHTTLGILIKERKIYHTGEGYFIVTPHTYFITNTTPQENKRVLSDKSHPTPTCITYLVSMESCAELAKENVASVSHCQSCRCFPEVCTLEVQEPPAAAEVTRKGQKGLGESKSLVQSRVVSLSEENHVCERTKPLPYTKDREKGKKFGFSLFWRSISRKEKSRTEHSSFSAQFPPEEWPVRDEDNLDNIPRDIEHEIIKRINPVLTVDNLIRHTVLMQKYEEKKKYNSQGTSTDILTVKHKYPSKEGVKKRQGRSAKPQRRGHSHRDRHKGRSQGSEPQPGSIRLEKGPTLLPTQSTPRIKSPNEAGVQKPLGENPSVLGSHLIYKKRISNPFQGLSHRGSSVTKGHTIRKTSDLKPSQVGLKGEPFQRSGSLDSSRILESEAKQLCAEQCSDKLRAESIYVNNSTVKSISDDFQDCLLNYSQCGVLQNDSKCCSFRESMSRYDVYGGENEVNPKVLRKNYSHFNTLEEIKETEHVLPSQGSSSLDQASSACRLIDKTMHQFQNLGLLDYPVGVNHLRHPERQDTDSEETLVRKAFVPKAETVSLENEWPSDDDQALYQNEVEDDDGACSSLYLDEDDFSENDDLCQILPGHIQYSFPGRSKWNHLGKQKVTDRSLTEYNSKIHRFEPQVLKGNECYKPTGLLTDPGESQKADLSAEGCGLNSGTRSSFNYGEEPSVAKCGQASASANGSIFDYYSTRKATSEAETLQDSVGDKGKKPTSWSQSAQNQEVSKQFTQKLELFNTSRMPVLAQDTQHEHSHLEGTENHSMAGDSGIDSPRTQSLASNNSLILDELKRRQNFLQNFEGTKNSQTLTSNPLLQLTPVINV; this comes from the exons GTGATGTCTTTCCAGTGCAAATGAATCCAGTCGCTCAGTCTCAGTTTGTACCTCTGGCTGAAGTTCTTTGCTGTGTTATATCTGATATGAATGCCGCTCAGATTGTAGTAACGCAAGAATCACTGGTGGAGCATTTGATGAAACATTACCCAG gcATTGCAGTTCCATCTCAAGATATTCTCCATACCACTCTGGGGATTCTGattaaagaaaggaagatttaTCACACTGGAGAAGGATACTTCATAGTTACTCCTCATACTTACTTCATCACAAATACAACCCCCCAGGAAAATAAGAGAGTCCTGTCAGATAAAAGTCATCCGACGCCAACTTGTATTACATATCTGGTGAGCATGGAGAGCTGTGCAGAGTTAGCCAAAGAAAATGTTGCTTCCGTGTCCCATTGTCAGTCTTGCCGGTGTTTCCCTGAAGTGTGCACTCTAGAAGTACAGGAACCACCAGCTGCTGCAGAAGTGACTAGAAAAGGCCAGAAAGGTCTTGGGGAATCCAAATCTTTGGTACAGAGTCGAGTGGTTTCACTGTCTGAGGAGAATCACGTCTGTGAGAGAACCAAACCTTTACCATacacaaaagacagagaaaaaggcaagaagTTTGGCTTTAGCCTCTTCTGGCGCAGTATATCCAGAAAGGAGAAGTCCAGAACAGAGCACAGCAGTTTCTCTGCCCAGTTCCCACCAGAAGAATGGCCTGTCCGTGATGAAGATAATTTGGACAATATCCCTCGAGACATCGAACATGAGATAATCAAACGAATTAATCCTGTTCTGACTGTTGACAACTTAATCAGACATACCGTCCTAAtgcaaaaatatgaagaaaagaaaaaatataatagtCAGGGCACTTCCACTGATATACTGACAGTCAAACATAAATATCCTTCAAAAGAGGGAGTTAAGAAGAGGCAGGGCCGGTCTGCAAAGCCTCAAAGGCGGGGCCATTCTCATAGGGATAGACACAAAGGCAGGAGTCAGGGAAGTGAGCCTCAGCCAGGAAGCATTAGGCTGGAGAAAGGCCCCACGCTCCTCCCTACACAGTCCACCCCCAGAATTAAGAGCCCAAATGAAGCAGGAGTTCAGAAACCACTTGGTGAGAATCCTTCAGTGCTAGGTTCCCATTTGATTTACAAAAAGCGAATCAGTAATCCTTTCCAGGGTTTGTCTCACCGAGGGAGCTCAGTTACCAAAGGGCACACCATTCGGAAGACCAGTGATCTGAAACCCAGTCAGGTTGGACTGAAGGGGGAGCCTTTCCAAAGGTCAGGGTCTTTAGATTCCTCGAGAATCTTGGAAAGTGAAGCCAAACAGCTGTGTGCTGAACAATGTAGTGATAAACTGAGGGCAGAATCCATTTATGTGAATAATTCTACTGTCAAATCTATCAGTGATGACTTTCAGGATTGCCTCTTAAATTACTCTCAGTGTGGTGTTTTGCAAAATGATAGTAAATGCTGTTCCTTTAGGGAAAGCATGTCGAGATATGATGTGTATGGTGGAGAAAATGAGGTAAACCctaaagttttaagaaaaaattattctcacTTTAACACATTAGAGGagataaaagaaacagaacatgtCCTGCCGTCACAAGGTTCCTCCTCTTTAGACCAAGCATCCTCTGCTTGTAGATTAATTGATAAAACAATGCATCAGTTCCAAAATCTTGGTCTTTTGGATTACCCAGTTGGTGTGAACCATTTGAGACACCCTGAGAGACAAGACACAGACTCAGAAGAAACACTAGTGAGAAAGGCATTTGTCCCGAAAGCAGAGACTGTGAGCCTAGAAAATGAATGGCCCTCTGATGATGACCAGGCCTTGTATCAGAATGAAGTGGAAGATGATGATGGTGCCTGCAGTTCATTATATCTAGATGAGGATGACTTTTCTGAAAATGATGACTTATGTCAAATACTGCCTGGCCACATTCAGTATTCCTTTCCAGGGAGAAGCAAGTGGAATCatttaggaaaacaaaaggtGACTGACCGATCTCTGACTGAGTACAACAGCAAAATACATAGGTTTGAGCCTCAGGTACTTAAGGGAAATGAATGTTACAAACCCACTGGATTGCTCACTGACCCAGGTGAGAGCCAAAAAGCTGATCTCTCTGCTGAAGGCTGTGGCCTCAATTCAGGGACCCGGTCCAGTTTTAACTATGGTGAGGAACCTAGTGTTGCTAAATGTGGACAGGCCTCAGCATCTGCTAATGGAAGTATATTTGATTACTATAGCACAAGGAAGGCCACTTCTGAAGCTGAAACCCTGCAAGATTCTGTTGGtgacaaaggaaagaaaccaaCTAGTTGGAGTCAGAGTGCTCAGAATCAGGAAGTGAGCAAACAGTTCACACAGAAGTTAGAACTTTTCAACACTTCACGTATGCCAGTGTTGGCTCAGGATACCCAGCATGAACATAGTCACTTGGAAGGAACAGAAAATCATAGCATGGCAGGAGATAGTGGAATAGATTCTCCACG gACACAGAGTCTGGCATCTAATAATTCACTCATTTTGGATGAACtaaaaagaagacagaattttCTGCAGAACTTTGAAGGCACAAAGAACAGTCAAACACTCACATCCAATCCCTTACTACAACTAACTCCAGTCATAAATGtttaa